Proteins co-encoded in one Synechococcus elongatus PCC 6301 genomic window:
- a CDS encoding IctB family putative bicarbonate transporter, protein MTVWQTLTFAHYQPQQWGHSSFLHRLFGSLRAWRASSQLLVWSEALGGFLLAVVYGSAPFVPSSALGLGLAAIAAYWALLSLTDIDLRQATPIHWLVLLYWGVDALATGLSPVRAAALVGLAKLTLYLLVFALAARVLRNPRLRSLLFSVVVITSLFVSVYGLNQWIYGVEELATWVDRNSVADFTSRVYSYLGNPNLLAAYLVPTTAFSAAAIGVWRGWLPKLLAIAATGASSLCLILTYSRGGWLGFVAMIFVWALLGLYWFQPRLPAPWRRWLFPVVLGGLVAVLLVAVLGLEPLRVRVLSIFVGREDSSNNFRINVWLAVLQMIQDRPWLGIGPGNTAFNLVYPLYQQARFTALSAYSVPLEVAVEGGLLGLTAFAWLLLVTAVTAVRQVSRLRRDRNPQAFWLMASLAGLAGMLGHGLFDTVLYRPEASTLWWLCIGAIASFWQPQPSKQLPPEAEHSDEKM, encoded by the coding sequence ATGACTGTCTGGCAAACTCTGACTTTTGCCCATTACCAACCCCAACAGTGGGGCCACAGCAGTTTCTTGCATCGGCTGTTTGGCAGCCTGCGAGCTTGGCGGGCCTCCAGCCAGCTGTTGGTTTGGTCTGAGGCACTGGGTGGCTTCTTGCTTGCTGTCGTCTACGGTTCGGCTCCGTTTGTGCCCAGTTCCGCCCTAGGGTTGGGGCTAGCCGCGATCGCGGCCTATTGGGCCCTGCTCTCGCTGACAGATATCGATCTGCGGCAAGCAACCCCCATTCACTGGCTGGTGCTGCTCTACTGGGGCGTCGATGCCCTAGCAACGGGACTCTCACCCGTACGCGCTGCAGCTTTAGTTGGGCTGGCCAAACTGACGCTCTACCTGTTGGTTTTTGCCCTAGCGGCTCGGGTTCTCCGCAATCCCCGTCTGCGATCGCTGCTGTTCTCGGTCGTCGTGATCACATCGCTTTTTGTCAGTGTCTACGGCCTCAACCAATGGATCTACGGCGTTGAAGAGCTGGCGACTTGGGTGGATCGCAACTCGGTTGCCGACTTCACCTCACGGGTTTACAGCTATCTGGGCAACCCCAACCTGCTGGCTGCTTATCTGGTGCCGACGACTGCCTTTTCTGCAGCAGCGATCGGGGTGTGGCGCGGCTGGCTCCCCAAGCTGCTGGCGATCGCTGCGACAGGTGCGAGCAGCTTATGTCTGATCCTCACCTACAGTCGCGGTGGCTGGCTGGGTTTTGTCGCCATGATTTTTGTCTGGGCGTTATTAGGGCTCTACTGGTTTCAACCCCGTCTACCCGCACCCTGGCGACGCTGGCTATTCCCAGTCGTATTGGGTGGACTAGTCGCGGTGCTCTTGGTGGCGGTGCTTGGACTTGAGCCGTTGCGCGTGCGCGTGTTGAGCATCTTTGTGGGGCGTGAAGACAGCAGCAACAACTTCCGGATCAATGTCTGGCTGGCGGTGCTGCAGATGATTCAAGATCGGCCTTGGCTGGGCATCGGCCCCGGCAATACCGCCTTTAACCTGGTTTATCCCCTCTATCAACAGGCGCGCTTTACGGCGTTGAGCGCCTACTCCGTCCCGCTGGAAGTCGCGGTTGAGGGCGGACTACTGGGCTTGACGGCCTTCGCTTGGCTGCTGCTGGTCACGGCGGTGACGGCGGTGCGGCAGGTGAGCCGACTGCGGCGCGATCGCAATCCCCAAGCCTTTTGGTTGATGGCTAGCTTGGCCGGTTTGGCAGGAATGCTGGGTCACGGTCTGTTTGATACCGTGCTCTATCGACCGGAAGCCAGTACGCTCTGGTGGCTCTGTATTGGAGCGATCGCGAGTTTCTGGCAGCCCCAACCTTCCAAGCAACTCCCTCCAGAAGCCGAGCATTCAGACGAAAAAATGTAG
- a CDS encoding DUF751 family protein — MKDFFVNVLRYPRYFITFLLGIFYSIYQWVRPMVRNPVAAWALLGFGVSTLAFLSLTLRAMLGQAIGEPGSLGG, encoded by the coding sequence ATGAAAGACTTTTTCGTCAATGTCCTCCGCTATCCCCGCTACTTCATCACCTTCCTGCTGGGTATTTTTTACTCGATCTACCAGTGGGTGCGGCCGATGGTTCGCAACCCAGTCGCGGCTTGGGCGCTGCTAGGCTTTGGAGTTTCGACATTGGCGTTCTTGAGTTTGACGCTGCGGGCCATGTTGGGACAGGCAATCGGCGAGCCTGGCAGTCTGGGCGGTTAG
- the rbfA gene encoding 30S ribosome-binding factor RbfA: MATNRRVERVASLIKREVSQMLMSGIKDDRVGAGMVSVTDVVVSGDLQHTKIFVSIYGTPEAKAETMEGLKSAASYVRSELGQRVRLRRTPEVIFVEDKGLERGTQVISLLEQLTREREAREAAQAAAGVVDSTEDA; this comes from the coding sequence ATGGCAACCAATCGTCGGGTAGAACGAGTCGCGTCACTGATTAAGCGCGAAGTCAGTCAGATGTTGATGAGCGGTATTAAGGACGATCGCGTTGGGGCAGGCATGGTCAGCGTCACCGATGTGGTGGTATCGGGCGACCTGCAACACACCAAGATTTTCGTCAGCATCTACGGCACGCCCGAAGCCAAAGCCGAAACGATGGAAGGGCTGAAATCAGCTGCTTCCTATGTGCGCAGTGAGCTAGGGCAACGGGTTCGTCTGCGGCGCACGCCCGAAGTGATCTTTGTGGAAGACAAAGGGTTGGAGCGCGGTACGCAAGTGATTTCGCTACTGGAACAATTGACGCGGGAGCGCGAAGCTCGCGAAGCGGCTCAGGCTGCGGCTGGTGTTGTGGACTCGACTGAAGACGCTTGA
- a CDS encoding glycoside hydrolase family 3 protein has product MSDRFLPDWQTLSLEQQIAQLLVVRTSGAYFDSQIAYPQYEALRDRLQHWIGELGVGGVILLGGNAAEVALRCQQLQEWSRVPLLIAADIEEGVGQRFAGAVQFPPPLALSAIAAQDPERAQQLARSFGEITATEAIAIRLNWVLAPIVDINNNPANPVINVRAFGEDPETVSQLTTAFIAGAQQFPVLTTAKHFPGHGDTATDSHLELPQIPHDRSRLEAVELEPFRRAIAAGVDAVMTAHLSIPALDPDYPATLSPAVLQGLLRRELGFEGLIVTDALVMQAIAAHYGPGEAARLAFEAGADILLMPVDPEAAIQEIAKAIREGQITYDRLEQSLARIWRAKQKVCGARPASFLPHAWEQEPAIAIDLEAVSQPKHWAIAAEILTASQEQQGQPLAPTAGVNLIVGDRLLQAPYLSGTAAARQLPSQHGLRLQIWDTETGTTPTLTEPTLVQWFIRGNPFRGSAGADQVVERLLRQLLTQDQLLGLVIYGSPYIWQQWRSQLPHDLPAIFSYGQTAQAQAIALQSIVQSIDCSQAKEFTT; this is encoded by the coding sequence TTGAGCGATCGCTTCCTACCGGATTGGCAGACACTGAGCCTAGAGCAGCAGATTGCCCAGTTGCTGGTGGTGCGTACTTCTGGCGCGTACTTCGATAGTCAAATCGCCTATCCGCAGTACGAAGCGCTCCGCGATCGCCTCCAGCATTGGATTGGTGAGTTGGGAGTTGGTGGGGTCATTCTGCTGGGTGGCAATGCTGCCGAAGTGGCGCTGCGCTGTCAGCAGTTGCAGGAGTGGTCACGCGTACCGCTGTTGATAGCAGCAGATATTGAGGAAGGAGTTGGTCAGCGCTTTGCTGGTGCAGTCCAGTTTCCGCCACCACTAGCGCTGTCTGCGATCGCTGCACAAGATCCGGAGCGTGCTCAACAACTGGCTCGATCATTTGGTGAAATTACCGCGACAGAAGCGATCGCGATCAGGCTGAACTGGGTTCTCGCCCCGATCGTGGATATCAACAACAATCCCGCGAACCCCGTCATTAACGTCCGCGCCTTTGGGGAAGATCCAGAAACCGTTAGCCAACTAACGACGGCGTTCATCGCTGGTGCGCAGCAATTTCCTGTGTTGACCACCGCCAAGCATTTTCCGGGCCATGGCGACACGGCGACAGATTCGCATCTGGAATTGCCGCAAATTCCCCACGATCGATCGCGGTTAGAGGCGGTAGAGTTGGAACCCTTCCGCCGCGCGATCGCCGCTGGCGTAGATGCGGTGATGACGGCACATCTCTCGATTCCTGCACTCGATCCTGACTATCCGGCGACACTTTCACCTGCTGTTTTACAAGGTTTACTGCGGCGTGAGCTGGGTTTTGAAGGGCTGATTGTCACCGATGCCTTGGTGATGCAAGCGATCGCCGCACATTACGGCCCCGGAGAAGCAGCACGACTGGCCTTTGAAGCGGGCGCGGATATTCTGCTGATGCCGGTTGACCCAGAAGCGGCGATTCAAGAAATTGCCAAAGCTATTCGAGAAGGACAGATTACTTACGATCGCCTGGAACAATCACTCGCACGGATTTGGCGAGCCAAACAGAAGGTCTGCGGAGCACGGCCTGCTTCATTCTTGCCTCATGCCTGGGAACAGGAACCGGCGATCGCAATTGATTTAGAAGCGGTTTCTCAACCCAAACATTGGGCGATCGCGGCAGAAATCCTAACTGCTTCACAAGAGCAACAAGGTCAACCCTTAGCTCCGACAGCAGGAGTCAATCTGATCGTCGGCGATCGCCTTCTACAAGCCCCTTACTTGAGTGGTACAGCAGCAGCGCGACAACTTCCCAGCCAACATGGGTTGCGCTTACAAATTTGGGATACCGAAACCGGCACAACACCAACCCTGACAGAACCAACGTTGGTGCAGTGGTTTATTCGCGGTAATCCATTTCGGGGCAGTGCCGGCGCGGATCAAGTCGTGGAACGATTGTTGCGGCAACTGCTCACACAGGATCAGCTACTGGGCTTAGTGATTTACGGTAGTCCTTACATTTGGCAGCAATGGCGATCGCAACTTCCACACGATCTACCCGCCATCTTTTCCTACGGACAGACTGCTCAGGCGCAAGCGATCGCCCTACAATCAATTGTTCAATCTATAGATTGCTCGCAAGCCAAGGAATTCACAACCTAA
- a CDS encoding bile acid:sodium symporter family protein → MADRLTNLFPFWLLLIGAIALRWPQIFIGLNQGNLPVLILTLVMLGMGLTLSLDDFQRVSRLPRAVLTGFCAQYLIMPFLGWAIGAALQLPTALAVGLILVGTCPGGTASNLITYIARADVALSVVMTLASTLAAVVMTPLLTQFLAGAYVPVNGWLLFAQTLQVVILPVAIGVALNRWTPRLVRQVLPIAPLLSVVGICLICAATFSANAEAIVQQGRQMLLGVFLLHSLGFALGFGFAKLFGYSQAIARTIAIEVGMQNSGLAIILARQAFPLLPLAAAIGAISGVMHSLVGSFLAVIWRSQAQRQSEAVQPHNSLTM, encoded by the coding sequence ATGGCCGATCGCCTCACCAATCTGTTCCCGTTTTGGCTGCTGTTGATTGGCGCGATCGCGCTGCGCTGGCCGCAGATTTTCATTGGGCTGAATCAGGGAAATCTGCCGGTCTTGATCTTGACTCTGGTGATGCTGGGGATGGGTTTGACCCTCAGCCTCGACGACTTTCAACGAGTGAGTCGCCTGCCAAGAGCCGTCTTGACGGGCTTTTGCGCCCAGTACTTGATTATGCCGTTCCTAGGGTGGGCGATCGGGGCTGCATTGCAACTTCCGACCGCGCTAGCTGTGGGCCTGATTTTGGTCGGCACCTGTCCTGGTGGCACGGCCTCGAATTTGATTACCTACATCGCGCGGGCTGATGTGGCACTGTCGGTGGTGATGACGCTGGCTTCAACCCTAGCTGCCGTGGTGATGACGCCCTTGCTGACTCAGTTCCTGGCGGGTGCCTATGTGCCGGTCAATGGCTGGCTCCTGTTTGCCCAAACCTTGCAAGTGGTGATTCTGCCGGTGGCGATCGGGGTTGCTTTGAACCGTTGGACACCGCGACTCGTACGGCAGGTTCTCCCGATCGCACCGTTGCTATCCGTGGTGGGAATTTGCCTGATCTGTGCTGCCACTTTCTCGGCCAATGCCGAGGCGATTGTGCAGCAGGGACGGCAGATGCTGCTGGGGGTCTTTTTGCTGCATAGCCTCGGGTTTGCCCTCGGTTTTGGTTTTGCCAAACTCTTTGGCTATTCCCAAGCGATCGCTCGCACGATCGCGATTGAAGTCGGGATGCAAAACTCCGGTTTGGCAATTATCTTGGCTCGGCAAGCCTTTCCGCTGTTACCACTCGCCGCCGCAATTGGTGCGATCTCTGGGGTCATGCATTCGCTGGTTGGCAGCTTCCTAGCCGTGATCTGGCGATCGCAAGCTCAGCGCCAATCGGAAGCAGTGCAGCCGCACAATAGCTTGACAATGTAA
- the msrB gene encoding peptide-methionine (R)-S-oxide reductase MsrB, with product MTAAAPTLSRRRLLLGLVSAGAGAGGFLFWRQSRSPLSSTDAVYPMQLSEAEWQQRLSPEAYAVLREAATERPFTSDLLAEKRVGQYCCAGCEQPLFESAAKYESGTGWPSFREAIAGSLGFQTDYKLVVPRTEYHCSRCGGHQGHVFNDGPAPTGKRFCNNGVAIAFVPAADQG from the coding sequence ATGACTGCTGCTGCCCCAACTCTCTCGCGTCGTCGTCTCCTGCTCGGTTTGGTCAGTGCTGGCGCTGGGGCGGGGGGATTTCTGTTCTGGCGTCAGTCGCGATCGCCGCTTTCCAGCACGGATGCTGTCTATCCCATGCAGCTAAGTGAGGCTGAATGGCAGCAACGCTTGTCTCCCGAGGCCTATGCAGTCCTGCGGGAAGCCGCGACAGAACGGCCTTTTACAAGCGATCTTTTGGCAGAAAAACGAGTCGGTCAATACTGCTGCGCTGGCTGCGAGCAGCCTTTGTTTGAGTCCGCCGCCAAGTATGAGAGTGGAACGGGCTGGCCCAGTTTTCGCGAAGCGATCGCGGGCAGTCTCGGTTTCCAAACCGACTACAAACTAGTGGTTCCGCGCACGGAATACCACTGCAGCCGCTGCGGTGGACACCAAGGCCATGTTTTCAACGATGGACCCGCCCCCACCGGCAAACGCTTCTGCAACAACGGCGTGGCGATCGCCTTCGTACCCGCTGCTGATCAGGGCTGA
- a CDS encoding MlaD family protein, giving the protein MRSRVVREGSVGLMLVAGVGALAGLIFWLRGVSLGQDRYDVIVEFNDTAGLTVGTPVIYRGVQVGQVIDITAQSNSVLVRIQIQPASLAIPRDSVISAQISSLLGSPNLTIEPKRNIPAEVLAKTQPRSPNCDRAVILCNGSVVEGAQSASFASILTSIATLVSEIEQAKLVNTLSQTSRDASEAARSIRQLSSSLQQQIPPLRETLNAAQGAASQVEAAIAENRQSVRTTLTNLESSSQELQDILNSLEPAIDKANSGKLVDNLNELSANLAVASRNIRDVSTALNSPENLLTLQQTLDSARITFQNAQKITTDLNRLTGDPAVIENIRRLINSLGRLLSSTGALQEQVTDLKSLPLLPVSESPAGEAVVRRPNQP; this is encoded by the coding sequence ATGCGATCGCGGGTGGTCCGAGAAGGCAGTGTGGGCCTCATGCTCGTGGCCGGAGTCGGTGCTTTGGCGGGTCTCATCTTTTGGCTGCGAGGCGTCAGCTTAGGCCAAGACCGCTATGACGTCATTGTGGAATTTAACGATACGGCCGGACTGACCGTTGGGACGCCAGTGATCTACCGCGGCGTTCAGGTCGGCCAAGTCATAGACATCACTGCCCAGAGCAACAGTGTTCTGGTCCGCATCCAGATTCAGCCAGCCAGTCTGGCAATTCCCCGCGATTCTGTCATTTCCGCGCAGATCTCGTCATTGCTGGGTAGTCCCAACCTGACGATTGAGCCCAAGCGCAACATTCCTGCTGAGGTTCTGGCTAAAACCCAGCCGCGATCGCCTAACTGCGATCGCGCCGTGATTCTTTGCAATGGCAGCGTTGTCGAGGGAGCGCAGTCCGCTAGTTTTGCCAGCATCCTGACCTCGATCGCCACGCTGGTCTCGGAGATTGAGCAGGCCAAGCTAGTCAATACCCTCAGTCAAACCAGTCGCGATGCCAGCGAAGCCGCTCGCAGTATTCGCCAACTCAGTAGCTCACTGCAGCAACAGATCCCGCCCCTGCGTGAGACCTTAAATGCTGCCCAAGGGGCGGCGAGTCAAGTGGAAGCCGCAATCGCTGAAAACCGACAGTCTGTGCGCACGACTCTGACTAATCTCGAAAGTTCCAGTCAGGAACTGCAAGACATTCTGAACAGCCTGGAACCAGCAATTGACAAGGCGAATAGCGGCAAGCTGGTCGACAACTTAAATGAACTGTCCGCCAACCTAGCGGTGGCTTCGCGCAATATCCGCGATGTCTCAACGGCCTTGAACTCGCCTGAGAATCTGTTGACCTTGCAACAGACCTTGGATTCGGCTCGGATTACCTTTCAAAATGCACAGAAAATCACCACAGACCTCAACCGTCTGACCGGCGACCCTGCGGTGATTGAAAACATTCGGCGCTTGATCAACAGTCTGGGCCGGCTGCTGTCTTCGACTGGTGCTCTGCAAGAGCAAGTCACGGATCTCAAATCTTTGCCACTGTTGCCCGTCAGTGAGTCGCCCGCAGGTGAAGCCGTGGTGCGGCGCCCTAATCAGCCCTGA
- a CDS encoding ABC transporter ATP-binding protein, whose amino-acid sequence MSSRDAEPLVELRNVRKAFGKQMVLDGVDLSIYPGEAIGILGPSGTGKSTILRIISGLILPDSGEVWVAGQQRTAPITEQPNPFPINLVFQQAALFDSLTVGENVGFYLYQHTRLSPAEIEHYVACSLDSVGLPNIAHLMPSELSGGMRKRVSFARAIISTLLEESGGRSLILYDEPTAGLDPIASTVVEDLMRSLKQQQPQASYVVVTHQESTTRRTADRLILLYRGQVCWQGTAAALDETDNIYVRQFLSGRIDGPIQVAT is encoded by the coding sequence ATGTCGAGCCGTGATGCTGAGCCGCTAGTCGAACTGCGCAATGTCCGTAAGGCCTTTGGCAAGCAAATGGTGCTAGACGGGGTAGACCTCAGCATCTATCCCGGAGAGGCGATCGGCATTCTTGGCCCCTCGGGGACGGGTAAGTCAACCATTCTGCGCATTATTAGCGGCTTGATCTTGCCGGACTCGGGAGAAGTCTGGGTAGCAGGTCAGCAGCGTACCGCTCCGATTACCGAACAGCCCAATCCCTTCCCGATCAACTTGGTCTTTCAGCAAGCGGCGCTGTTTGATTCGTTGACCGTGGGTGAAAATGTGGGCTTTTATCTTTACCAGCACACCCGCCTCAGCCCTGCTGAAATTGAGCACTACGTTGCTTGCAGCCTCGACAGTGTAGGGCTGCCCAACATTGCTCATCTGATGCCATCTGAACTGTCGGGAGGCATGCGCAAACGCGTTAGTTTTGCCCGAGCGATCATCAGTACCCTGCTGGAAGAGTCCGGTGGGCGATCGCTGATTCTCTACGATGAACCGACGGCAGGCCTCGACCCGATCGCCTCCACTGTGGTCGAAGACCTGATGCGCAGTCTCAAGCAGCAGCAACCCCAGGCCTCCTACGTGGTGGTCACGCACCAAGAAAGCACGACTCGTCGCACCGCCGATCGCCTGATTCTGCTCTATCGCGGCCAAGTCTGTTGGCAGGGAACTGCCGCAGCGCTGGACGAGACTGATAACATCTACGTGCGTCAATTCCTGAGTGGTCGCATCGACGGGCCCATTCAAGTCGCGACCTAG
- a CDS encoding DUF3611 family protein, which produces MDKVVLQQIATQFRLLGWGAFWVQVTLAVVTFGVLMFNNLGRALTRDRIIGLGPGLSLTSLALVVLAYTTYHAFRYVKLGQRLNGDPLRRPGRVETRNFVVRGIWANVAGLLLSVMGYQALAGSLTFQASMQQPGFTGLNNTMGNNAITSLEMFSMLSNTQVLTGHVVSLLVSLWLLRILSPSTSS; this is translated from the coding sequence GTGGATAAAGTTGTTCTCCAGCAAATTGCGACCCAGTTTCGGCTCTTGGGCTGGGGGGCTTTTTGGGTCCAGGTCACCCTAGCAGTCGTCACCTTCGGGGTGTTGATGTTCAACAACTTGGGGCGGGCACTCACCCGCGATCGCATCATTGGTCTGGGTCCTGGCCTATCGCTGACATCACTGGCCTTGGTTGTTTTGGCTTACACCACTTACCACGCCTTTCGCTACGTCAAGCTGGGTCAGCGCCTCAATGGGGACCCGTTGCGCCGTCCTGGCCGGGTTGAAACCCGAAATTTTGTAGTGCGGGGCATTTGGGCCAACGTTGCCGGTCTGTTGTTATCCGTGATGGGCTATCAAGCCTTGGCGGGCAGTCTGACGTTCCAGGCATCGATGCAGCAGCCGGGCTTTACAGGCCTGAACAACACCATGGGGAACAACGCGATTACATCGCTGGAAATGTTCTCCATGCTCTCTAACACCCAAGTCCTGACAGGACATGTGGTCTCCCTCCTTGTCAGTCTTTGGCTGCTGCGGATTCTCTCGCCCAGTACCAGTAGCTAA
- the recA gene encoding recombinase RecA, producing MASKSDAIAPEKEKALNLVLSQIERNFGKGAIMRLGDAARLRVETISTGALTLDLALGGGLPKGRIIEVYGPESSGKTTLTLHAIAEVQKQGGIAAFVDAEHALDPVYATSVGVDIDNLLISQPDTGEMALEIVDQLVRSAAVDIVVIDSVAALVPRAEIEGEMGDAQVGLQARLMSQAMRKITGNIGKSGCTVIFLNQLRQKIGVTYGSPETTTGGQALKFYASVRLDIRRIQTLKKGTEEYGTRAKVKVVKNKVAPPFRIAEFDILFGKGISTLGCLVDLAEETGVILRKGAWYSYNGDNIGQGRDNTITHLEEHPDFRATVEQQVREKLALGAQVSANTVGAAPAKTAEDTDS from the coding sequence ATGGCTAGCAAATCTGACGCGATCGCTCCAGAGAAGGAAAAAGCCCTAAATCTCGTGCTCAGTCAGATTGAGCGCAATTTCGGCAAGGGGGCAATCATGCGCCTTGGCGATGCGGCTCGACTGCGGGTCGAAACGATTTCCACGGGTGCGCTGACGCTTGATTTAGCCCTGGGCGGCGGTCTACCCAAGGGGCGGATTATCGAGGTCTACGGCCCTGAAAGCTCGGGTAAAACTACGCTCACGCTCCACGCGATCGCAGAAGTCCAAAAGCAGGGTGGGATCGCCGCTTTTGTAGACGCGGAGCATGCTCTCGACCCGGTTTACGCCACCTCCGTAGGGGTGGACATTGACAATCTGCTGATCTCGCAGCCTGACACCGGCGAGATGGCCCTCGAGATTGTCGACCAGCTCGTGCGATCGGCCGCCGTCGATATCGTCGTGATCGACTCGGTGGCAGCCCTCGTTCCCCGTGCCGAAATTGAAGGGGAAATGGGCGACGCCCAAGTGGGTCTGCAGGCTCGCCTGATGAGCCAAGCGATGCGGAAAATTACAGGCAACATCGGCAAATCGGGTTGCACGGTTATCTTCCTCAACCAATTGCGCCAAAAAATCGGTGTCACCTACGGCAGCCCCGAGACCACCACAGGCGGTCAGGCCCTGAAGTTCTATGCGTCCGTCCGCTTAGATATTCGCCGCATTCAAACCCTGAAGAAGGGCACAGAAGAGTACGGCACCCGTGCCAAGGTCAAGGTCGTCAAGAACAAAGTGGCACCGCCCTTCCGCATTGCTGAGTTCGACATTCTCTTCGGCAAGGGCATTTCTACCCTCGGTTGCCTGGTGGACTTGGCGGAAGAAACCGGCGTCATCCTGCGCAAAGGCGCCTGGTACAGCTACAACGGCGACAACATCGGCCAAGGGCGCGACAACACAATCACCCACTTGGAAGAGCATCCTGACTTCCGGGCAACGGTCGAACAGCAGGTGCGCGAAAAATTGGCCCTCGGGGCTCAAGTTTCGGCCAACACAGTCGGGGCAGCGCCTGCCAAAACCGCTGAAGACACCGACAGCTAA
- the pgeF gene encoding peptidoglycan editing factor PgeF translates to MIADANPWFWQATATGTYLRCQLLADFEHGFFTRTFAPAEPHQLQPLLNPQASVHRVKQVHGNKVLPATIAPHSASPLSEADGLYSEAAGQSLWVCSADCTPALVADLKQGSVAAVHAGWRGTAAGVLRIAVQQLLAQGSQPEDLRVALGPAIAGEVYQVEPQVALQTLQSLAPELTDPQAFLTGSTPAVLPDSAADRLRLDVRQVNRHQLLQLGLSDAQISIAPHCTFQDEAHFFSYRRSNQRQVQWSGIVSQAGDRR, encoded by the coding sequence ATGATCGCAGATGCTAACCCTTGGTTCTGGCAGGCAACAGCCACTGGCACCTATCTCCGTTGCCAACTGCTAGCTGACTTTGAGCATGGTTTTTTTACTCGTACTTTTGCGCCAGCTGAACCGCATCAGTTGCAACCGTTGCTCAATCCCCAAGCCTCGGTGCATCGGGTCAAGCAAGTCCATGGCAATAAAGTTTTGCCGGCAACGATCGCGCCGCACTCTGCTTCACCCCTGTCCGAAGCGGATGGCCTCTACAGTGAGGCGGCTGGTCAATCTCTCTGGGTCTGTTCGGCTGATTGCACACCAGCACTCGTCGCTGATCTCAAACAGGGCAGTGTTGCAGCAGTGCATGCGGGCTGGCGAGGCACGGCGGCGGGCGTCCTGCGCATTGCGGTTCAGCAGTTGCTAGCCCAAGGCAGCCAACCCGAAGATCTGCGTGTCGCCCTTGGCCCTGCGATCGCGGGTGAGGTCTACCAAGTCGAGCCGCAAGTCGCTCTCCAGACCCTGCAGTCGTTAGCGCCGGAGCTGACCGATCCCCAAGCCTTTCTGACAGGATCAACTCCGGCAGTCTTGCCTGATTCCGCAGCCGATCGCCTGCGCTTGGATGTGCGCCAAGTCAATCGACACCAGCTGTTGCAACTAGGGCTCAGCGATGCCCAAATCTCGATCGCGCCGCACTGCACCTTCCAGGACGAAGCCCATTTCTTCTCCTATCGCCGCAGCAATCAACGTCAAGTGCAATGGTCCGGCATTGTCAGCCAAGCGGGCGATCGCCGCTAG
- a CDS encoding biotin--[acetyl-CoA-carboxylase] ligase, producing the protein MVCLNLQQQAQQAGIRYRLRTIAVTDSTNAQLWQQADRHEQVLIAAQQRAGRGQQGRSWLSPLGGLYLSLGLDLDLPLSESARLIFGAAWGVAQSLRSQVPVQLKWPNDLVLDDRKLGGILVETRSQGDRLREAVIGLGLNGSNPVPETGIALQSVSTAWADLPDLAIAVLQGLQTGLDQWLADDWETLIPLYDQWLYRRSDRLTWQGQIVTLLGIDPSGGLRLQGRDRPWVIVQPGDLSLWPWQHDPKTDPVTHQ; encoded by the coding sequence ATGGTTTGTTTGAATCTACAGCAGCAGGCCCAGCAAGCTGGGATTCGCTATCGGCTGCGGACAATCGCGGTCACCGATTCCACCAACGCCCAGCTTTGGCAGCAGGCCGATCGCCACGAGCAGGTTCTGATCGCCGCTCAACAGCGGGCTGGGCGCGGTCAGCAGGGCCGCAGTTGGTTATCCCCTTTGGGTGGGCTTTATCTCTCTTTGGGCCTGGATTTAGATCTGCCCCTCAGCGAGTCGGCTCGCCTGATATTTGGTGCCGCTTGGGGCGTTGCACAGTCGCTGCGATCGCAGGTTCCAGTTCAGTTGAAATGGCCCAATGATCTCGTGCTCGACGATCGCAAGCTGGGCGGCATACTGGTTGAGACTCGGAGTCAGGGCGATCGCCTGCGCGAGGCGGTGATTGGCCTCGGGCTGAATGGATCCAATCCTGTGCCTGAGACTGGCATTGCCCTCCAGTCTGTTTCGACCGCTTGGGCAGACCTACCTGATTTAGCGATCGCGGTACTCCAAGGCCTCCAGACCGGCTTGGATCAATGGTTGGCAGATGATTGGGAAACCTTGATTCCTCTCTACGATCAATGGCTCTACCGCCGTAGCGATCGCTTAACTTGGCAGGGCCAGATTGTGACCTTGCTGGGGATTGATCCCAGTGGCGGGCTTCGACTGCAGGGGCGCGATCGCCCTTGGGTCATCGTTCAGCCCGGAGACCTCAGCCTGTGGCCGTGGCAACATGATCCAAAAACTGATCCAGTGACACACCAATAA